A segment of the Mycobacterium intracellulare ATCC 13950 genome:
CATGCGCTGGACCGCGGCTACACCTACGGCCTGTTGTGGCTGGCCGGGGTCGTCGTGCTGCTCGGCGCGGTGGCGCTGCTGATCGGGTACACGGCAGCGCAGGTGGCCCGCGCGCAGGAAGTCAGGAAAGCCGTCGACGCGGGGGAGATCTAGCTCGTCGCGGCCACGGCCGAAGTGTGCGGCGTCGACGAAAAATGCTGTTGCAGAGCGTGATCCGAGCAGCGATCCGGTTTCTGGTGGAGTACTGCCCGCCGCCGGCGCAGCCACCACTCTGTTGGCTCGCGTCGACCACTCTATGTGCGGGTCCTGACTACGCTACCGACTTGATAAGCCTGACAACGGGATTGCAAAACCACAACGCTCTGAATCATGCACCTTGTCGAGTCGTTCCGGGCGATGCCCCAGAGCGCTTGCAACAGCTGTGCACCGATGTGTTCGGCCCTTGCCCACGCGAGATTTGGAGGACCGGTGAGTATCAATCCGTTCGACGACGACCCTGGCAGCCAACTCAGTCGTTGCTGTGAGGGCGCGAAATGACTACCTACCCGATCGACGACGTCATGCAGCGCCGGCCATCGACCGACTCGCCCCCGATCGGCGCCACACCTGTCACTCCCATTGCTGTGATCGGCATGGCGTGCCGGCTACCGGGGGGCATCGATTCCCCGGAGCAGTTGTGGGAGGCGTTGCTGCGCGGCGACGACCTGGTTACCGAGATCCCGCCCGACCGCTGGGACGCCGACGAATACTACGATCCCGAGCCGGGTGTGCCGGGCCGGTCGGTCTCGCGGTGGGGCGCATTCATCGACGACGTCGCCGGCTTCGATCCCGAGTTCTTCGGGATCAACGAGCGGGAAGCGACCGCGATGGATCCGCAACACCGGATACTTCTGGAAACCTCGTGGGAGGCCATGGAACACGCCGGTCTTACGCGGGAGCGAATCGCCGACTCGCGCACCGGCGTGTTCATGGGATTGACGCATGGTGACTACCAACTGCTGGCCGCCGACGCGCACTCCGTCGAGGGGGCATACGGCTTTTCCGGCAGCAACTTCAGCCTGGCCTCCGGGCGCATCGCCTACGCCCTGGGGGTTCACGGTCCCGCACTGACCGTGGACACCGCCTGTTCTTCCGGCCTGACCGCGATCCACCTGGCTTGCCGCAGCCTGCACGAGCGCGAAAGCGACCTCGCCCTTGCCGGCGGCGCCACGCTGGCGTTGGACCCGCGGAAATTCGCCGCGGGGTCGGCCGAGGGCATGCTGTCGCCGACCGGGCGCTGCCACGCCTTCGACGTCGCGGCCGACGGGTTCGTGGGCGGCGAGGGCAGCGTCATGCTGTTACTCAAGCGGCTGTCCGACGCGCTGCGCGATGGCGACCGGATTCTGGCCGTCGTGCGGGGGACCGCCGCCAATCAGGACGGTCACACCGTGAATATCGCCACCCCGTCGAAGACCGCGCAGACCGCGGTGTATCAGGCGGCGTTGGCCGCCGCGGGTGTCGACGCCCGAACGGTTGCCATGGTCGAGGCCCACGGGCCCGGCACCCCGGTGGGTGACCCGATCGAATATGCCAGCCTGGCCGACGTTTACGGCGTCGAGGGGCCCTGCGCGCTGGCGTCGGTGAAGACCAACTTCGGCCATGCGCAGGCGGCCTCCGGAGCCCTCGGGATGATGAAGGCGATCCTCGCGCTGCAGCACGGTGTGGTTCCCCGGAATTTGCATTTCACCCGGCTACCCGATGACCTGGCCAAGATCGATACGAAACTCTTTGTGCCCCTTGAGACTACGCCGTGGACTACCAACGGGGACCACCCACGACGGGCGGCGGTCTCGTCGTACGGCCTGTCGGGAACCAACGTGCACGCCATCGTGGAACAAGCACCCGAACAAGTCCTGAAAACCGTTGTATCCCAGGATGAATCGTCGACGACGGAACCGCTGATATTCCCGCTGTCGTCCACCTCGGCCGATGAACTGCGCCGCACGGCCAGCCGGCTGGCCGGCTGGGTGCGAGCACATGACGATCTGGCGTTGCCCGACCTGGCCTACACCCTGGCGCGCCGGCGCGTCCACCGCCCGGTACGTACCGCGGTCATCGCGGATAGCCGGGCCAGGCTCGTCGTGGCTTTGCGCGAGGTCGCCGACGGCGATGCTCCGTATCAGCCCGCGGTCGGACAGGACGACCGCGGGCCGGTTTGGGTGTTCTCCGGGCAGGGTTCGCAATGGGCGGCGATGGGCGCAGACCTGCTGGCGACCGAACCGGTGTTTGCCGCCACCGTCGCGGAAGTCGAACCGCTGATCGCGCGGGAGTCCGGATTCTCGGTGATCGCAGCCATGTCGGCGCCGCAGACCGTGGCCGGCCAAGACCGTGTCCAGCCGACCCTGTTCGCCATGCAGGTCGCGCTGGCGGCCACGATGAAGGCATATGGAGTGCGCCCGGGCGCGGTGATCGGGCACTCCCTCGGCGAGGCCGCGGCAGCTGTCGTCGCGGGTGCGATGTCGCTGGAAGACGGGGCGCGGGTGATCTGCCGCCGCTCGCGGCTGATGTCCCGCATCGCCGGTGCGGGCGCCACAGCATCGGTGGAATTGCCTGCCCAGCAAGTGCTTTCGGAGCTGACGGCGCGTGGCGTCAACGACGTCGTGGTGGCGGTGGTGGCCTCGCCGCAGTCCACCGTGATTGCCGGTGCCGCCCAAACGGTTCGCGACCTGGTCGCGGCCTGGGAGCAGCGCGATGTGATGGCCCGCGAGGTCCCCACGGACGTCGCCTTTCATTCGCCTCAAGTCGATCCGATCATGGACGAGCTGACCGCGATGCTCGCAGAGATCAGGCCGATGACACCGGAGGTTCCGTACTACTCGGCGACCCTGTTCGACCCGCGCGAGCAGCCCGTGTGCGACGCCCGCTATTGGGCGAACAACATGCGCCGTATGGTGCGGTTCGCCACGGCCGTGCAGGCCGCTTTGGAGGACGGCTTCCGGGTCTTTGCCGAGCTGGCGCCGCACCCGCTGCTTACCCGCGCTCTCGAGCAGACCGCGCGCGGTCGGGAGATGCCGATGGCCGCTCTGGCCGGGATGCGCCGTCAACAATCGCTTCCCCACGGGCTGCGTGGTTTTGTGGCGGATCTACACAGCGCGGGCGCGGCGGTCGATTTCTCCGTGCTCTACCCGAGTGGGCGGCTGGTGGACGCGCCGCTGCCGACCTGGACGCACCGCCGGCTGTGGTTGAGCGGCGGCGGCCAGGAATCCCCGACACACGGCGGCTGCACCGTTTCCGTGCATCCACTGCTGGGTTCGCACGTGCACCTGCAGGAGGAGCCCGAGCGCCACGTGTGGCAGGCCGAGGTCGGCACCGCCGCGCAGCCGTGGCTCGCCGACCACCAGATCCGCAATGTGGTTGTGCTCCCGGGAGCCGCGTACTGCGAGATGGCGTTGGCTGCCGCGCGCACCGTGCTGGGCGAGACGGCCGAGGTTCGCGACATCCGGTTCGAGCAGGCGCTCCTGCTGGATGAGCAGACCACGATCGGCGCCTTGGCGTCGTTGTCCTCACCGGGCGTCGTCGAGTTCACCGTCGAGTCGAATCGGGGCGGCGAACAGGCGCGGCATGCCGCCGCAATCCTCCGTGCCGCAGAGGATGACCGGCCCCCCGCGTACGACATGTGCGCGCTCCTCGCCGCGCATACGGGTAGCGATGATGGCGACGAGGTGCGCGCGCGCATGGACCGACGTGGCGTTCAGTACGGTCCCGCATTCGCCGGTTTGGGTGTCGTCCACACCGGCAAGGAGGCGCCCGGCACCGTCCTGGCCGAGGTGGCGCTGCCCCGCCAAATCCGCTCGCAACAGGCTCTTTACGGCGTACACCCCGCATTGCTGGATGCCTGTTTCCAGTCCGTTGAAGCTCATCCGGACGTCCGGGCCCTGGGCGACGGCGCGCTGGGGTTGGTGTCGGGTATTCGTCGACTCCGCGCCTACGGCGCCGCCCGCAATGCCCACTACTGCTACACACGGGTGACCAAGGCCGACACTTCCGGGGTCGAGGCCGACATCGACGTGCTCGACGAGCACGGGGCAGTCCTGCTCACCGTGCAGGGCCTGCGGGTGGGCACCAGCGCATCCGAGAGCGGCAACAAAGATCGGGTGCTGGCCGAGCGGCTGCTGACCGTCGAATGGCGGCAACGCGAATTGCCGGAGCCGGACCACACCGACGCCGGAAGCTGGCTTTTGCTCGGCACTTCCGCCACCGCGGACGCGGCCGCCAGCTCGCTCGCCGACGCGTTGAAAAACCACGGGATGCAGTGCACGACCATGTCCTGGCCGCGGCACGCCGACCACAGCTCCACTGTGGGTCAGCTCGGAGATCATCTGCGTACCGGTGGATTCGCCGCAGTGGTGATCCTCACCGGGCCGGACAACGGTGAATCCGAGGAGCAGTGTGCGCTTTTGGGCCGGGACTACGTGCAACATCTGGCGCGCATTGCCCGCGAGCTGGTGGACGTTCCCGGCGAACCGCCGCGCTTGTACGTCGTCACCCGCAACGCCCAAACGGTTGTGTCCAACGACGTGCCCGACCTCGCGCAGGCCGGGCTGCGGGGCCTGGTCCGGGTAATCGGCATGGAACACCCGCATCTGGGCGCCAGTCTGATCGATGTGGACGAAACCACCGACGCCGAGCAGCTGGCACGGCAACTGCTCGCCGGTTCGGACGAGGACGAGACCGCTTGGCGAAATGGCGCGTGGTACACCGCGCGGTTGTGCCCCGCTCCGCTGCTTGCCGAGGAGCGGAAAACCGCCGTCGCCAACCACGAGTCCGACGGGATGCGGCTGCAGATCCGTACGCCCGGCGACCTGGAGTCACTCGAACTCGTTGCCTGCGACCGCGTTCCACCGGGACCCGGAGAGATCGAGGTCGCCGTCAGCGCGTCCAGCATCAACTTCGCCGACGTCCTCGTCGCGTTCGGCCGTTACCCCGCATTCGAGGGCCGGCTGCCTGCGCTGGGCACCGACTTCGCCGGCGTGGTGACCGCGGTCGGACCGGGCGTGACCGGCCACCGGGTGGGGGATCATGTCGGCGGCCTGAGCGCCAACGGTTGTTGGGCTACGTTCCTCACCTGCGACGCGCGCCTGGCCGTCACGCTGCCGCCCGGCCTGGCCGACGACCAGGCGGCGGCGGTCACCACCGCGCATGCCACCGCCTATTACGGCCTGCATGAGCTGGCCCGAATCAAAGCCGGCGAGCGGGTGCTGATCCACTCCGCGACCGGTGGGGTTGGACAGGCGGCAATCGCCATTGCCCGGGCCGCAAAGGCCGAGATCTTCGCCACCGCGGGCAGCGAGCAACGTCGACAATTATTGCGCGACATGGGTATTGAGCATGTCTACGACTCGCGAAGCGTGGAGTTCGCCGACCTGATACGTCGCGACACCGACGGCTATGGCGTGGACATCGTGCTCAACTCGGTCGTCGGCGCCGCCCAGCGCGCGGGCGTCGAATTGCTGGCGTTCGGTGGCCGATTCGTCGAAATCGGCAAACGCGACATCTACGGTGACACCCGGTTGGGACTCTTCCCGTTCCGGCGAAACCTGACGTTCTACGCCCTCGACCTGGCGTTGATGTCATTCAGCCACCCGGACAGGTTGCGAGACCTGCTGAACACGGTGTACCGGCTCACCGCGGACGGCTCGTTACCGATGCCGCAGAGCACGCACTACCCACTTGCCGACGCCGCCACCGCGATTCGGGTGATGAGCGGCGCGCAGCACACCGGCAAACTCGTGCTCGATGTCCCGCGCACGGGCCGCAGCCGCGTGATGGTGCCGCCCGCGCAGGTCGGGGTCTTCCGCAGCGACGGGGCTTACATCGTCACCGGTGGGCTGGGAGGCTTGGGGCTGTTCCTGGCCGAGAAGATGGCTACTCCCGGTTCGGGCGCCGGTTGCGGGCGTATCGTGCTGTCCTCGCGCTCGCAACCAACTCCCGAGGCGCTGGAGATGATCGAGCGCATCCGCCCGATCGGTGCCGACGTCGTCGTCGACTGCGGCGACATCACCGAGGCCGAGACGGCCCGGCGATTGGTGGCCACGGCAACCGCCACCGGGCTTCCGGTGCGCGGTGTGCTGCACCTGGCGGCGGTGATCGAGGACGCCACGCTGACCAATATCACCGACGAACTCATCGAGCGTGACTGGGCACCAAAGGTTTACGGTGCATGGAATTTGCACACCGCGACCGCTTCGCAGCCATTGGACTGGTTCTGCTCGTTCTCCTCGGCCGCCGCGCTGGTCGGCTCGCCCGGTCAGGGCGCCTACGCCGCCGCCAACAGCTGGCTGGACGCCTTCACCCGTTGGCGCCGGGCTCGAGGTCTGCCGGCCACCGCGATCGCGTGGGGCGCCTGGGCGCAGATAGGACGCGCCACCGCCTTGGCCGACCGCGCCGACGCTGCTATAGCTCCCGACGAAGGCGCTTATGCATTGGAAGCGCTGCTGCGCCACGACCGCGCCTGCACCGGCTACGCCCCGATAACGGCCACACCGTGGTTGGCCGCTTTCGCCCAACGCAGCCCCTTCGCCGAAGCGTTCCGCTCCAACGGGCAAAGCGCCACGGGCACAAGCAGACTGCGCGCCGAGCTCGAAGAGCTGACCCTGGACGAGTGGCCCACCCGGCTGCGGCGATTGATCTCCGACCAGGTCAGCCTGATCCTGCGCCGCAACATTGACCCCGACCGTCCGCTGTCCGAGTACGGACTCGACTCGCTGGGCGGTCTCGAACTACTTACCCGCATCCAGACCGAAACGGGCATACGCGTGACGCCCGCCGACATCGCCAGCATTGGCACCATTCGCGGTCTGGCGGAACTGCTGTGCTCAAAGCTGGCGCCCGCGGACGCGGCGTGAGGCGGAAAGGATTTCATCATGGCTTCCGATCACATGGTCACAGGAAAGTCCGCTCCGAGCGGACCCGAGCACCTCGACTTCTTCACCGACAAGGCGCTCGTCGACGACCCCTACGACTACTACGACGCGATCCGGCGTTGCCCGGTATGGCGTGAGCCGGCGCACGGTGTGGTGATGGTGTCGGGGTACGACGAGGCCCTCGCGGTGCAACGCGACACCGAGCAGGCCCTGTCGGTATGCAACATCGTCAGCGGGCCATGGTCGGGGATTCCGACCAAAACCGACAGCGATGACATCTCGGACGTGATCGAGCGGCACCGCAAGAAGGTTACGTTCGGCGACTACTTCATCACGTTCGATCCACCGAAGCACACCGCGCACCGTTCGCTGTTGAGCCGGTTGTTCACGCCGAAACAGCTCAAGAACAACGAGGACTTCCTGTGGCGCCTTGCCGATGAACAACTCAACCGCTTCGTCGCAAAGGGTAAGTGCGAGATCGTCTTCGACTACAACTTCCCGTTCACGCTCGACGCGATCACCGACCTGCTGGACGTACCCGAGGCCGATCGTGAGCGATTCCGCCACGCGGCGAGAGCCAGCAGGCTCGAAGGCGACCGCAGCGGTTTCGTCGGCGTGAAAGAGGAGTGGTTCGTGGAGTACATCGAGGAACGGCGGCGCAATCCGCGCGACGACGTCCTCACCGAGCTTGCGTTGGCAAAGTTTCCCGACGGCACGACCCCCGACGCGTTAGACGTCGCCCGCGTTGCCACCTTCATGTACGCCGCGGGCCACGGCACGACGATCGACCTGCTGAGTCTGTCGATGCTCACGTTGGCGGAGCGACCGGACCTGCAAGAGCAGCTGCGCGAGGACAATTCAAAGATTCCCGCCTTCATCGAGGAGATGCTGCGCATCGAGAGCCCGATCAAATCGAACTTCCGCCTGGCGCGGCGTAGCACCAGGATCGGAGACGTCGATGTGCGAGCCGGTACCAGCATTCTGGTGATGAACGGTGCGGCAAACCGCGATCCCCGGCGGTTCGACGATCCCGACGAA
Coding sequences within it:
- a CDS encoding cytochrome P450, translated to MASDHMVTGKSAPSGPEHLDFFTDKALVDDPYDYYDAIRRCPVWREPAHGVVMVSGYDEALAVQRDTEQALSVCNIVSGPWSGIPTKTDSDDISDVIERHRKKVTFGDYFITFDPPKHTAHRSLLSRLFTPKQLKNNEDFLWRLADEQLNRFVAKGKCEIVFDYNFPFTLDAITDLLDVPEADRERFRHAARASRLEGDRSGFVGVKEEWFVEYIEERRRNPRDDVLTELALAKFPDGTTPDALDVARVATFMYAAGHGTTIDLLSLSMLTLAERPDLQEQLREDNSKIPAFIEEMLRIESPIKSNFRLARRSTRIGDVDVRAGTSILVMNGAANRDPRRFDDPDEFRLGRPNILHHMAFGRGVHTCPGAPIARAEVRVSLERILARMRDIRLSEAKHGPPGARRLDWDRTLLFRRLKELHLEFTPVQEVSN
- the pks2 gene encoding sulfolipid-1 biosynthesis phthioceranic/hydroxyphthioceranic acid synthase, whose protein sequence is MTTYPIDDVMQRRPSTDSPPIGATPVTPIAVIGMACRLPGGIDSPEQLWEALLRGDDLVTEIPPDRWDADEYYDPEPGVPGRSVSRWGAFIDDVAGFDPEFFGINEREATAMDPQHRILLETSWEAMEHAGLTRERIADSRTGVFMGLTHGDYQLLAADAHSVEGAYGFSGSNFSLASGRIAYALGVHGPALTVDTACSSGLTAIHLACRSLHERESDLALAGGATLALDPRKFAAGSAEGMLSPTGRCHAFDVAADGFVGGEGSVMLLLKRLSDALRDGDRILAVVRGTAANQDGHTVNIATPSKTAQTAVYQAALAAAGVDARTVAMVEAHGPGTPVGDPIEYASLADVYGVEGPCALASVKTNFGHAQAASGALGMMKAILALQHGVVPRNLHFTRLPDDLAKIDTKLFVPLETTPWTTNGDHPRRAAVSSYGLSGTNVHAIVEQAPEQVLKTVVSQDESSTTEPLIFPLSSTSADELRRTASRLAGWVRAHDDLALPDLAYTLARRRVHRPVRTAVIADSRARLVVALREVADGDAPYQPAVGQDDRGPVWVFSGQGSQWAAMGADLLATEPVFAATVAEVEPLIARESGFSVIAAMSAPQTVAGQDRVQPTLFAMQVALAATMKAYGVRPGAVIGHSLGEAAAAVVAGAMSLEDGARVICRRSRLMSRIAGAGATASVELPAQQVLSELTARGVNDVVVAVVASPQSTVIAGAAQTVRDLVAAWEQRDVMAREVPTDVAFHSPQVDPIMDELTAMLAEIRPMTPEVPYYSATLFDPREQPVCDARYWANNMRRMVRFATAVQAALEDGFRVFAELAPHPLLTRALEQTARGREMPMAALAGMRRQQSLPHGLRGFVADLHSAGAAVDFSVLYPSGRLVDAPLPTWTHRRLWLSGGGQESPTHGGCTVSVHPLLGSHVHLQEEPERHVWQAEVGTAAQPWLADHQIRNVVVLPGAAYCEMALAAARTVLGETAEVRDIRFEQALLLDEQTTIGALASLSSPGVVEFTVESNRGGEQARHAAAILRAAEDDRPPAYDMCALLAAHTGSDDGDEVRARMDRRGVQYGPAFAGLGVVHTGKEAPGTVLAEVALPRQIRSQQALYGVHPALLDACFQSVEAHPDVRALGDGALGLVSGIRRLRAYGAARNAHYCYTRVTKADTSGVEADIDVLDEHGAVLLTVQGLRVGTSASESGNKDRVLAERLLTVEWRQRELPEPDHTDAGSWLLLGTSATADAAASSLADALKNHGMQCTTMSWPRHADHSSTVGQLGDHLRTGGFAAVVILTGPDNGESEEQCALLGRDYVQHLARIARELVDVPGEPPRLYVVTRNAQTVVSNDVPDLAQAGLRGLVRVIGMEHPHLGASLIDVDETTDAEQLARQLLAGSDEDETAWRNGAWYTARLCPAPLLAEERKTAVANHESDGMRLQIRTPGDLESLELVACDRVPPGPGEIEVAVSASSINFADVLVAFGRYPAFEGRLPALGTDFAGVVTAVGPGVTGHRVGDHVGGLSANGCWATFLTCDARLAVTLPPGLADDQAAAVTTAHATAYYGLHELARIKAGERVLIHSATGGVGQAAIAIARAAKAEIFATAGSEQRRQLLRDMGIEHVYDSRSVEFADLIRRDTDGYGVDIVLNSVVGAAQRAGVELLAFGGRFVEIGKRDIYGDTRLGLFPFRRNLTFYALDLALMSFSHPDRLRDLLNTVYRLTADGSLPMPQSTHYPLADAATAIRVMSGAQHTGKLVLDVPRTGRSRVMVPPAQVGVFRSDGAYIVTGGLGGLGLFLAEKMATPGSGAGCGRIVLSSRSQPTPEALEMIERIRPIGADVVVDCGDITEAETARRLVATATATGLPVRGVLHLAAVIEDATLTNITDELIERDWAPKVYGAWNLHTATASQPLDWFCSFSSAAALVGSPGQGAYAAANSWLDAFTRWRRARGLPATAIAWGAWAQIGRATALADRADAAIAPDEGAYALEALLRHDRACTGYAPITATPWLAAFAQRSPFAEAFRSNGQSATGTSRLRAELEELTLDEWPTRLRRLISDQVSLILRRNIDPDRPLSEYGLDSLGGLELLTRIQTETGIRVTPADIASIGTIRGLAELLCSKLAPADAA